The Fibrobacter sp. UWEL genome includes a region encoding these proteins:
- a CDS encoding BamA/TamA family outer membrane protein: MFSNLWKNFGLKELGAALLLSLAPLHAADEPSKNESAGACAEGTLLTGIVLSGLEHTNERVVRRELVNQVGEAYSSEKFVSEKRKLEDLDLFTDVQFSCDAQGVAHYQFKEIFRWIPSPAGKSTDRDGLMIGLALANLNVLGEDIRAEVQYRTAVSPFLKNNEYAFYSSSPYLFGLPLGWNFEFLRTDSWDDLRNFNDASWLLDLDLDWKITSHLSLLISGAYRYLEEGPGHLPEAGIGFVFDYRDASLDTRKGVYLEYMLTHVGAGGFDHDAEHLGGENYWELLTDARAFYTAWRFITGATALVRFRPGDVERYDFFYHGGANTFRGRESNGDRLGVHEALLTLEERFVLRERKAASLGGINFFYGLQLVAGLDGSLLWDKGAPGWDNYEGAVYGGLHIVIPALDRVRFEVGYSPDRGEPVFHFGLFDKTVSARWRNR; this comes from the coding sequence GTGTTTTCCAATTTATGGAAAAATTTTGGCTTGAAAGAACTGGGTGCGGCACTCTTGCTGTCCCTTGCTCCCTTGCATGCGGCTGACGAACCTTCCAAAAATGAATCTGCTGGGGCTTGCGCTGAAGGGACCCTGCTTACAGGTATCGTCCTGAGTGGTTTGGAACATACTAACGAGCGTGTGGTTCGGCGAGAGCTTGTAAACCAGGTAGGGGAGGCCTACTCCTCCGAAAAGTTCGTTTCCGAAAAGCGTAAGCTGGAAGATCTGGACTTGTTCACCGATGTTCAGTTCAGCTGCGATGCCCAGGGCGTTGCCCATTACCAGTTTAAGGAAATTTTCCGCTGGATTCCTTCTCCGGCGGGGAAGTCTACGGACCGCGATGGCCTCATGATTGGCCTGGCACTGGCTAACTTGAATGTGCTGGGTGAGGATATTCGCGCCGAAGTGCAGTATCGTACCGCCGTGTCTCCTTTCCTTAAGAACAATGAGTATGCGTTCTATTCCAGTTCTCCTTACCTGTTTGGCTTGCCCTTAGGATGGAATTTTGAATTTCTCCGTACGGACAGCTGGGATGACCTGAGAAATTTCAATGATGCAAGCTGGTTGCTGGATCTGGACCTGGACTGGAAAATTACGTCCCACTTGTCCCTCCTGATTTCCGGTGCTTACCGCTATCTGGAAGAGGGCCCGGGACATCTGCCGGAAGCTGGCATTGGCTTTGTCTTCGATTATCGTGACGCTTCTCTGGATACTCGCAAGGGCGTGTATCTGGAGTACATGCTGACTCATGTAGGTGCAGGTGGCTTCGATCATGATGCAGAACATCTGGGCGGTGAAAACTACTGGGAACTCCTGACGGATGCACGAGCCTTCTATACTGCCTGGCGCTTTATTACAGGTGCGACAGCCTTGGTTCGTTTCCGTCCTGGCGATGTGGAACGTTATGATTTCTTCTATCATGGCGGGGCCAATACATTCCGCGGTCGTGAATCCAATGGAGACCGTCTGGGAGTCCATGAGGCTTTGCTCACGCTGGAAGAACGCTTTGTCCTGCGAGAACGTAAGGCGGCCTCCCTCGGGGGAATTAACTTCTTCTATGGTCTGCAGCTGGTGGCGGGTCTGGATGGAAGTCTATTGTGGGATAAGGGCGCTCCTGGCTGGGATAATTACGAGGGCGCCGTCTATGGCGGGCTCCACATTGTGATTCCCGCTCTGGACCGTGTGCGATTTGAAGTAGGCTACAGCCCCGACCGCGGGGAACCGGTATTCCACTTCGGCCTCTTTGACAAGACAGTCTCCGCTCGCTGGCGCAACCGGTAG
- the smc gene encoding chromosome segregation protein SMC — protein MQITKLKIFGFKSFAQRTEVNFPTKGLTAVVGPNGCGKSNITDAIRWVLGEQKAAALRMGKMQDVIFSGTEERAAMSLAEVSIVIDNSDGTLNSEYSEVIVTRRVHRDGTGEYLINNQECRLRDVHALLFDSGLGSSTYSQMNADMIKAVLSDKADDRRVLFEEAAGVSKYKQQRKETRRQLERVQMDMERVEDNLRSVRRSVRQYETQAEKVNEYKRLSKRLRELDLSVSIDKFEDMKEGLGTLETTTKRMNHEVESAKTNATVLQTKIDEKKLLISEDETAYRDLERAVQAATIELNDLDNRIMRIRDVISTLEGSNDKAQEEINQSQNKVQELTEEQARLEEENRVLSSDSDMDEMNALLERERETLQVMRDKLDDLRQQSRELSNERLQATQKANSLKSRFERMDAESSILQGNLEKWNGELATLNGQKSEANEKLQDIQREVDEATQEMDRLNEQKSTREERLDSERADLTEAQKKLQDLTNERTRLQSRIDVLQSVANEGTDASRWLVENKAELIGGLLSERIEAAPEYASYVEAALGDLMDAVIVANDGAVADIVNSMKGYNVGKALLALVGDSAPAYAGSVDGAGVVGCLNQFVTADAEIATWLSGILSRYFVVENLDVAIALAKSMRDQDLCFVCPDAIVRTSGLVSSGASTSGALSRKNEIAEANTLLEGVLSEIEVQNEEIARIQDLVNEDVQMLESLVDEIREKSDFVRGSSAQVSIQNNVIAGCDRRIVQLENEIRNAQTKIQEAADSKNSDVELNEANAAVERVETEYARVNDELTEQDTIFREKEEDVRELERAAQDKNAKLSQNSNRLSNIHDQIEFLENSIRTRMDEIQNNTESIVKNREDEQELAGQQQSKDSALRDLENQRDLAREKYELVSGDLDDWQKEVNTLRDSMIEKMHELNDVDRRQQALQANLDRLVERITNEYTFDLSNPPDEFERVEYSQPEADREIRELRGKIKELGPINVNVMEDYEDEKKRLEEVEKQFDDLDRARASLDRTITKLDDIARQRYLDTFNRIQKNFQFVFSKLFLNGETKMSLVEKLDEMGKPMDILDADIEINVRPTGKKMRGIKALSGGEHALTATALLFAIYMEKPSPYCVLDEVDGPLDDANVGRFMALLREFSKQTLFIVVTHNKRTMAEADMLYGVTQEIKGISRIASVQLADATKFAM, from the coding sequence GTGCAGATTACAAAATTAAAGATTTTTGGTTTTAAGTCCTTCGCTCAGAGGACTGAAGTGAACTTCCCGACGAAGGGTCTTACCGCTGTGGTGGGTCCTAATGGTTGTGGTAAGTCCAATATTACGGATGCAATCCGTTGGGTGCTTGGCGAACAGAAAGCCGCCGCCCTCCGTATGGGCAAGATGCAGGACGTGATTTTTAGCGGTACCGAAGAACGTGCCGCCATGAGTCTTGCCGAAGTTTCCATCGTCATCGATAATAGCGATGGAACCCTGAATTCCGAATATTCCGAAGTGATTGTGACCCGTCGTGTCCATCGTGACGGTACGGGTGAATACCTGATCAACAACCAGGAATGCCGTCTTCGTGACGTTCATGCCCTGTTGTTTGACTCTGGTTTGGGTTCTAGTACTTACTCCCAGATGAACGCCGATATGATCAAGGCTGTTCTTTCGGATAAGGCTGATGACCGTCGAGTGCTTTTTGAAGAAGCTGCAGGCGTCAGTAAGTACAAGCAGCAGCGTAAGGAAACTCGCCGCCAGTTGGAACGCGTCCAGATGGATATGGAACGTGTGGAAGATAACCTGCGCAGTGTCCGCCGTTCTGTCCGTCAGTACGAAACCCAGGCAGAAAAGGTCAACGAGTATAAGCGTTTGAGCAAGCGCCTCCGTGAATTGGACTTGTCCGTCAGTATCGACAAGTTCGAAGACATGAAGGAAGGCCTTGGCACTCTGGAAACCACCACCAAGCGTATGAATCATGAGGTGGAAAGCGCCAAGACCAACGCAACCGTCCTTCAGACCAAGATTGACGAAAAGAAGCTCCTGATTAGCGAAGACGAAACCGCCTATCGCGATTTGGAACGTGCAGTCCAGGCTGCAACTATCGAGTTGAACGACCTGGATAACCGCATTATGCGTATCCGTGACGTGATTTCTACCTTGGAAGGCTCCAACGACAAGGCTCAGGAAGAAATCAACCAGAGCCAGAATAAGGTTCAGGAACTGACGGAAGAACAGGCTCGACTGGAAGAAGAAAACCGCGTGCTGAGTTCCGACAGCGACATGGACGAAATGAATGCCCTGCTGGAACGTGAACGTGAAACCCTCCAGGTCATGCGTGACAAGCTGGATGACTTGCGCCAGCAGTCTAGGGAATTGTCCAACGAACGTTTGCAGGCTACTCAGAAGGCTAACTCCCTGAAGAGTCGTTTTGAACGTATGGATGCTGAATCCTCCATTTTGCAGGGCAACCTGGAAAAGTGGAACGGTGAACTTGCTACTCTCAATGGCCAGAAGTCCGAGGCCAATGAAAAACTTCAGGATATCCAGCGTGAGGTGGATGAGGCCACTCAGGAAATGGATCGCCTGAATGAACAGAAGTCCACCCGAGAAGAACGCCTGGATAGCGAACGTGCTGATCTTACAGAAGCACAGAAAAAATTACAGGACTTGACCAACGAGAGGACTCGTCTCCAGTCTCGTATCGATGTTCTCCAGAGTGTGGCAAACGAAGGTACGGACGCCAGCCGCTGGCTTGTAGAAAACAAGGCGGAATTGATTGGCGGACTCCTTTCGGAACGTATTGAAGCGGCCCCTGAATATGCTTCCTATGTGGAAGCCGCTCTGGGCGACCTGATGGATGCGGTCATCGTCGCTAATGATGGTGCTGTTGCCGACATTGTGAATTCCATGAAGGGATACAATGTGGGGAAGGCTCTCCTTGCATTGGTGGGCGATAGCGCTCCGGCTTATGCTGGCTCTGTGGATGGTGCCGGTGTGGTGGGTTGCCTGAATCAGTTTGTTACCGCCGATGCTGAAATAGCAACCTGGCTGTCCGGTATCCTTTCCCGCTACTTCGTGGTGGAAAATCTGGACGTGGCGATTGCTCTGGCCAAGAGCATGAGAGATCAGGACCTTTGCTTTGTATGCCCCGACGCCATTGTCCGTACTAGCGGTCTTGTGTCCAGCGGGGCCTCTACCTCTGGTGCTCTTTCCCGCAAGAACGAAATTGCCGAAGCCAATACCCTGCTGGAAGGTGTACTTTCTGAAATTGAAGTTCAGAACGAAGAAATTGCCCGCATCCAGGATCTGGTGAACGAAGATGTCCAGATGTTGGAATCCCTGGTGGATGAAATCCGCGAGAAGTCTGATTTTGTCCGTGGCAGTTCCGCTCAGGTTTCCATCCAGAATAATGTGATTGCTGGTTGCGACCGCCGTATCGTTCAGCTGGAAAATGAAATTCGAAACGCCCAGACGAAAATTCAGGAAGCTGCTGATTCCAAGAACAGCGATGTGGAACTGAACGAAGCCAACGCCGCTGTGGAACGTGTGGAAACGGAATACGCTCGAGTGAATGACGAATTGACCGAGCAGGATACCATCTTCCGCGAAAAGGAAGAGGACGTTCGCGAATTGGAACGTGCCGCTCAGGACAAGAACGCCAAGCTTTCCCAGAACTCAAATCGTTTGAGCAACATTCACGACCAGATTGAATTCCTGGAAAATTCCATCCGTACCCGTATGGATGAAATCCAGAATAATACAGAATCCATCGTGAAGAATCGCGAAGATGAACAGGAACTTGCGGGCCAGCAGCAGTCAAAGGACTCTGCCCTCCGCGATCTGGAAAACCAGCGTGACCTTGCTCGTGAAAAGTACGAACTGGTGTCTGGTGATTTGGACGATTGGCAGAAGGAAGTGAATACCCTTCGCGATAGTATGATCGAGAAGATGCATGAGTTGAACGATGTGGACCGCCGTCAGCAGGCCTTGCAGGCTAACCTGGATCGTCTGGTGGAACGCATTACCAACGAGTATACCTTCGACCTGTCCAATCCTCCCGACGAATTTGAACGTGTGGAATATAGCCAGCCGGAAGCAGACCGCGAAATTCGTGAACTCCGCGGTAAGATTAAGGAACTGGGTCCCATTAACGTGAACGTGATGGAAGACTACGAAGACGAAAAGAAACGTCTGGAAGAAGTGGAAAAGCAGTTCGACGACTTGGATCGCGCCCGTGCTTCTTTGGACCGCACTATCACCAAGCTGGATGATATTGCCCGTCAGCGTTACCTGGATACCTTCAACCGCATTCAGAAGAACTTCCAGTTTGTGTTCAGTAAGCTGTTCCTGAACGGCGAAACCAAGATGAGCCTGGTGGAAAAACTGGATGAAATGGGCAAGCCCATGGATATCCTGGATGCAGATATTGAAATTAACGTTCGTCCTACCGGTAAGAAGATGCGTGGCATCAAGGCTCTGTCCGGTGGTGAACACGCATTGACCGCAACGGCATTGCTGTTCGCCATCTATATGGAAAAGCCTTCTCCGTACTGCGTGCTGGACGAAGTGGACGGTCCTCTGGACGATGCAAACGTTGGTCGTTTCATGGCCTTGCTCCGTGAATTCAGTAAGCAGACCTTGTTCATCGTGGTTACCCATAACAAGCGTACCATGGCGGAAGCCGATATGCTTTACGGTGTGACCCAGGAAATTAAGGGTATTTCCCGTATTGCTAGCGTCCAGCTGGCAGACGCAACTAAGTTCGCAATGTAA
- a CDS encoding ATP-dependent helicase C-terminal domain-containing protein → MRYEDLAIAEEESKLEQAIGEHRNLLVEAPTGSGKSLYIPWFLSKHCKGRVVVLQPRRIAAISLAQYSAKLHEESCGRTVGYQVRQDSCKSSETKILFQTYGNFLQELLHGKLDADWIVFDEYHERKADMDLLFSYLLKKGPRIAVMSAKLNRDEMESALGVKCLELGHPLYPVQILHQNPTTGNTLEAEVVKALRTLKLNDVWKTTLVFLPGKGEIMRCHTAAEEALGSQAAEYLDLFGGQERNIQDRIFEETERPRVIFTTNIAETSITVPNVSGVVDSGIERVSEYDDSEKVNVLRTSAISMQNAIQRSGRSGRTQNGCAIRLWSEEAEKRMPQGIIPEMTQIEPSELLLQKASLEKSVGTLTLPTDIPENRKQTALKLLEGFGMLDAGAITELGEKAIRTPVTDIPLALILATAKSADDLSDLTLAAMAWIHSGTEFVQKSKQPLNLISLAGDSLKGGSAPREVTYTLRQLQDYRKNVFGNSNATRKDDEQQLIRTLLHSYPDRQATPAASQNGGVYKLDNGNVIRLQVAEPPYAILSLSMLRTGGGSKSELRVNLYVPVPKELLVHSDEPIRYELLWRSGQERFIGKEIQGASEREILPQEASPAVLTKLKELTVDAWKEKLEKENWDGKFLTENVQTLLIKMRLAAKLYPEFGLPEFNEEDMELIFNEFTDGIFLLRDINEDRYRAIIEDYFGKSMLQWLGKTFPDHFVLPNGKRARYSYQQVFDTGDGLTVQSAEGVLVEISARIEDLMVLRGEHHIADGKLKVRYDILAPNFRTIQKTWDLTGFWQNTYAEVRKELRGRYPKHPWPESVI, encoded by the coding sequence ATGAGATACGAAGATCTTGCCATCGCAGAAGAAGAATCAAAGCTGGAACAAGCCATCGGTGAACACCGCAATCTCCTGGTGGAAGCTCCCACGGGGTCTGGTAAGTCCCTTTACATTCCCTGGTTTCTTTCCAAGCATTGCAAAGGTCGCGTTGTAGTACTGCAGCCCAGGCGTATCGCCGCCATCTCTCTAGCCCAGTATTCAGCAAAACTCCACGAGGAAAGCTGCGGACGAACCGTCGGCTACCAAGTTCGCCAGGACAGTTGCAAGTCCAGTGAAACCAAGATTCTTTTCCAGACCTACGGAAACTTCCTGCAGGAACTGCTTCACGGAAAGCTAGACGCGGACTGGATTGTCTTTGACGAATACCACGAACGCAAGGCGGACATGGACCTGCTGTTCAGTTACCTTCTGAAAAAAGGTCCTCGCATTGCCGTCATGTCCGCAAAACTGAATCGTGACGAAATGGAAAGCGCCCTAGGCGTTAAGTGTCTGGAACTGGGCCACCCTCTTTATCCCGTTCAGATTCTCCACCAGAACCCCACCACAGGCAACACCCTGGAAGCGGAAGTGGTGAAAGCGCTGCGCACTTTAAAATTGAATGACGTCTGGAAAACAACGCTAGTGTTTTTACCAGGCAAGGGCGAAATTATGCGCTGCCATACGGCAGCAGAAGAAGCATTGGGAAGTCAAGCCGCAGAATACCTGGACTTATTTGGTGGCCAGGAAAGAAACATCCAGGATCGCATTTTCGAAGAGACGGAAAGACCGCGAGTCATCTTTACCACCAACATTGCAGAAACCTCCATCACCGTTCCCAACGTCAGCGGTGTGGTGGATAGCGGTATTGAACGCGTCAGTGAATACGATGACAGCGAGAAGGTAAACGTTCTTAGGACTTCAGCCATTTCCATGCAGAACGCCATCCAGCGTTCCGGACGTTCAGGACGAACTCAGAACGGTTGCGCCATCCGTCTATGGAGCGAGGAAGCCGAAAAGCGAATGCCCCAGGGTATTATTCCCGAGATGACGCAGATTGAACCTTCAGAATTATTACTGCAGAAGGCATCGCTGGAAAAGAGCGTTGGCACCTTGACTTTGCCTACGGACATTCCCGAAAACAGAAAGCAGACTGCATTGAAACTGCTGGAAGGCTTCGGCATGCTGGATGCAGGCGCCATTACGGAGCTGGGCGAAAAAGCTATCCGCACTCCCGTCACAGACATTCCTCTGGCGTTAATTCTCGCTACAGCAAAGTCCGCAGATGACTTGTCCGACTTGACGCTTGCCGCCATGGCTTGGATTCACTCCGGTACGGAATTCGTCCAGAAATCCAAGCAGCCTCTGAACTTGATTTCTCTTGCAGGCGACTCCTTGAAAGGGGGAAGCGCACCTCGAGAAGTGACTTATACCTTAAGGCAACTGCAGGACTACCGCAAGAACGTCTTCGGCAATTCTAACGCCACTCGCAAAGATGACGAGCAGCAATTAATCCGCACGCTGTTGCATTCCTATCCCGATAGGCAAGCCACCCCGGCCGCCTCTCAAAACGGTGGAGTGTACAAGCTGGATAACGGCAACGTCATTCGCCTACAGGTTGCAGAACCGCCCTACGCCATCCTCAGTCTTTCCATGCTGAGAACTGGTGGCGGTTCCAAGTCAGAACTTCGCGTCAATCTCTACGTTCCCGTCCCCAAGGAACTGCTGGTCCACAGCGATGAGCCCATCCGTTATGAACTGCTGTGGCGCAGCGGTCAGGAACGTTTTATCGGGAAGGAAATTCAAGGAGCGTCTGAACGAGAGATACTCCCGCAGGAAGCCTCCCCCGCAGTTCTAACCAAGCTGAAGGAACTCACCGTAGATGCCTGGAAGGAAAAACTGGAAAAGGAAAATTGGGACGGAAAATTCCTGACGGAGAACGTACAGACGTTGCTCATCAAGATGCGTCTTGCGGCCAAGCTCTATCCGGAATTTGGACTGCCAGAATTCAACGAAGAAGATATGGAATTGATTTTCAATGAATTCACCGACGGCATATTCCTCTTGAGAGATATTAACGAAGATCGTTACCGCGCTATCATAGAAGATTACTTCGGGAAGTCCATGTTGCAATGGCTAGGGAAAACTTTCCCCGATCATTTTGTGCTGCCCAACGGAAAGCGAGCCCGTTACAGCTACCAGCAGGTCTTTGACACTGGGGATGGTCTTACGGTTCAAAGTGCAGAAGGTGTACTGGTGGAAATTTCCGCCCGCATTGAAGACCTGATGGTCCTCCGCGGGGAGCATCATATTGCTGATGGGAAATTGAAAGTCCGCTATGACATTCTGGCGCCCAACTTCCGCACCATCCAGAAGACTTGGGATTTAACAGGATTCTGGCAGAACACCTACGCCGAAGTTAGAAAGGAACTCCGCGGAAGATATCCTAAGCATCCATGGCCCGAATCCGTTATTTAA
- a CDS encoding PEGA domain-containing protein — MRKLLFLLLLVLAVGSYAKTLVAVVETKAEDEAISSSERRFVTDKLREIANKILPADAGFSIMTRENIEMMLPPGKTIGECEGSCLAETGRNIAADFIAQARVGRFGEKLTLTVEMYETKTSKLVSSFTGTSPDTESLLDVIESDAERFFKKARKGREDAGDFIGPDGFSDYSDGESYSMARTRSYIVQVKSNPAGALLSVDGKPVPSCKETPCKIQLEAGEYHFVIVADQHFQKDTLVEVQQSMTLNFKLKPRFGLLDVSPTYEKEYYINEPTYAYLNGDYIELGVNRLNPGSYNLKITNNCYEPVSASVTVKTGSQLTFDKKMKVAKGGLSLSATRDDVPAEEPVFVDGNYVGKTPYDGEVPVCATITIGANREVVPVTIPYHDEADYTYQFASRKSYETSYSELDEDYGYAPQAVATKPNRTQKRSESIVAPVAESSGNSINGSGYFQVLAGIGFDLPLSQTAFDDTGLNFMLGLYYVEVFAGWKFSGGFFAGLGAGLGIHDPFVMDSSSSDGYSDYYGMSEDVGNSMLPSPSLAGILSVEMGNDFTMNSGYKAAVGFRASMVFSSWPAISISGFFEILSFAGMEVGFTTVTGDDLWDDGTGISMRFYFRFPSRPGV; from the coding sequence ATGCGCAAACTTCTTTTCCTTTTGCTTCTCGTACTCGCCGTAGGGTCTTATGCCAAGACCCTGGTTGCCGTCGTGGAAACGAAGGCGGAAGATGAGGCCATTAGTTCTTCGGAGCGTCGGTTTGTAACAGATAAGCTGCGTGAAATTGCCAACAAGATTCTGCCGGCTGATGCGGGCTTCAGCATCATGACTCGTGAGAATATCGAGATGATGCTTCCTCCGGGAAAGACCATCGGGGAGTGTGAAGGAAGCTGCCTGGCGGAAACGGGACGTAACATTGCGGCGGACTTTATTGCCCAGGCCCGAGTGGGGCGCTTTGGTGAAAAACTGACCCTGACGGTGGAAATGTACGAGACTAAAACGAGCAAGCTGGTCTCGAGCTTTACGGGGACCAGCCCCGATACAGAGAGTCTGCTGGATGTAATCGAAAGTGATGCTGAAAGATTCTTTAAGAAAGCCCGAAAGGGACGTGAGGACGCAGGTGACTTTATTGGTCCGGACGGTTTCTCCGATTATTCCGACGGGGAATCTTATTCCATGGCGCGGACCCGCAGTTATATCGTGCAGGTAAAAAGCAATCCTGCAGGAGCTCTCCTCAGTGTGGACGGAAAGCCTGTGCCCAGCTGTAAGGAAACGCCCTGCAAGATCCAGCTGGAAGCAGGGGAGTATCATTTTGTGATCGTTGCGGATCAGCACTTTCAGAAGGATACCCTTGTGGAGGTGCAGCAGAGTATGACCTTGAATTTCAAGCTGAAACCTCGCTTTGGATTGCTGGACGTGAGCCCCACCTACGAGAAGGAATACTACATCAATGAGCCTACGTATGCCTACTTGAATGGAGACTATATTGAGCTGGGGGTGAACCGTCTGAATCCTGGCAGTTACAACCTGAAGATTACCAATAACTGCTATGAGCCTGTATCCGCTAGCGTGACCGTTAAAACGGGAAGTCAGCTGACCTTTGATAAGAAAATGAAGGTGGCGAAAGGTGGACTTTCCCTAAGTGCCACTCGCGATGACGTCCCTGCGGAAGAGCCTGTTTTTGTGGATGGAAACTATGTTGGCAAAACACCCTATGACGGGGAAGTTCCAGTATGCGCCACCATTACCATCGGGGCCAATCGTGAAGTGGTTCCCGTGACCATTCCCTATCACGACGAAGCGGATTATACCTATCAGTTTGCATCCCGAAAGTCCTACGAAACTTCCTATAGCGAATTGGACGAGGATTACGGCTACGCCCCTCAGGCTGTTGCTACAAAACCGAATAGAACGCAAAAACGTTCTGAATCCATAGTGGCGCCTGTTGCGGAGTCCTCTGGAAATAGTATCAATGGTTCCGGCTATTTCCAGGTGTTGGCGGGTATAGGATTTGACCTGCCTTTGTCTCAAACTGCATTCGATGATACAGGCTTAAACTTTATGCTGGGCCTTTATTATGTGGAGGTCTTTGCAGGATGGAAATTCAGCGGCGGTTTCTTTGCTGGTTTAGGCGCTGGCCTTGGGATTCATGATCCCTTCGTGATGGATTCTTCATCTTCCGATGGCTATAGCGACTATTACGGCATGTCCGAAGATGTAGGCAATTCTATGCTTCCATCTCCGTCTCTTGCAGGCATTCTATCTGTTGAAATGGGAAATGATTTCACGATGAATTCTGGATACAAGGCTGCTGTGGGCTTCCGTGCATCTATGGTGTTTAGCTCCTGGCCTGCCATATCCATCAGTGGTTTCTTTGAAATCTTGTCCTTCGCGGGTATGGAAGTAGGATTCACTACCGTTACTGGCGATGACCTTTGGGACGACGGTACTGGAATTTCCATGAGGTTCTATTTCAGGTTCCCCAGCCGCCCCGGTGTTTAA
- a CDS encoding inorganic diphosphatase, with amino-acid sequence MAINYLDLPIGKKYPYEVDCVVEIGKDTNLKYEYDERLHVFRLDRCLLSSMSYPCTYGFIPSTKADDGDALDMLIYSPASMMTGTVCTCRVIGALDMTDGGKKDYKVLGVPVFNPRPIKDITDVDQMFLRITKNFFQNYKELEGKDVQIGEWKNAEFAREKVIVAHRAYYQNQVQIPETCYQEPEAGEHLPPEELI; translated from the coding sequence ATGGCAATTAACTACTTGGACCTGCCCATTGGCAAGAAGTATCCCTACGAAGTGGATTGTGTTGTTGAAATTGGTAAGGATACTAACCTCAAGTACGAATACGATGAACGTTTGCATGTGTTCCGTCTGGACCGCTGCCTTTTGAGCTCTATGAGCTACCCCTGTACTTATGGTTTCATTCCCAGCACCAAGGCTGACGATGGTGACGCTCTGGATATGCTGATCTATAGCCCCGCTTCCATGATGACTGGTACTGTCTGCACCTGCCGCGTCATTGGCGCTCTGGACATGACTGACGGTGGCAAGAAGGACTATAAGGTCCTGGGCGTTCCCGTTTTCAATCCCCGTCCCATTAAGGACATTACCGACGTGGACCAGATGTTCCTCCGCATCACCAAGAACTTCTTCCAGAACTACAAGGAATTGGAAGGTAAGGACGTTCAGATTGGTGAATGGAAGAACGCTGAGTTCGCTCGCGAAAAGGTGATTGTAGCCCATCGTGCTTACTATCAGAATCAAGTGCAGATTCCGGAAACCTGCTACCAGGAACCGGAAGCTGGTGAACATCTTCCTCCCGAAGAACTGATCTAA
- a CDS encoding DMT family transporter, which yields MEPRSSIKGFFYGCAAGISYGTNPLGALHLYREGLTPDIVLCYRFAWAVLLLALLMVFGGFKSERMKTLADKFRVKKSELPALMILGFLFAACALTLFASFNYMSAGLASTLLFLYPMEVALIMGLFFKEKLTAKVALSIALSLGGVVLLYRGGEGGEALSTVGVLLVFLSSLMYAIYIVVVNKANLKMGSVKLTFYVMLFCLIFLMGYSVTLGAGVPPLPANLNQLGWGFMLGLVPSVMSLVFMAKAVKIVGSTPTAIMGALEPLTAVVIGVLVFNEVLTGRLVVGIVLILVAVTLLAIKKQRKN from the coding sequence ATGGAACCTCGTTCCTCCATAAAGGGCTTCTTTTACGGATGTGCCGCCGGTATTAGCTACGGCACCAATCCGTTGGGAGCCCTTCATTTGTATCGGGAGGGGTTGACTCCGGACATTGTTCTCTGTTACCGTTTTGCCTGGGCGGTGCTGTTGCTTGCCTTGCTTATGGTTTTTGGCGGTTTCAAATCCGAGAGAATGAAAACATTGGCGGACAAGTTCCGTGTGAAAAAATCTGAACTGCCCGCCCTGATGATTCTGGGCTTTCTCTTTGCCGCTTGTGCCTTGACGCTTTTTGCCTCCTTCAATTACATGAGTGCAGGCCTAGCTAGTACTTTGCTGTTCCTTTACCCCATGGAAGTCGCCTTAATTATGGGGCTTTTCTTTAAGGAAAAATTGACGGCTAAGGTGGCTTTGTCCATTGCCTTGTCCCTGGGGGGAGTTGTCCTCCTGTATCGTGGTGGGGAAGGGGGCGAGGCCCTCAGTACGGTTGGCGTATTGCTGGTTTTCCTTTCATCCTTGATGTATGCCATTTACATCGTGGTGGTGAATAAGGCCAACTTGAAAATGGGTTCCGTGAAGTTGACCTTCTATGTGATGCTATTCTGCCTCATTTTCCTGATGGGTTATTCTGTAACCCTTGGGGCTGGGGTTCCTCCCTTACCGGCGAATCTAAACCAGCTGGGTTGGGGCTTTATGCTGGGCCTGGTTCCCTCCGTCATGTCCTTGGTTTTCATGGCCAAGGCTGTGAAGATTGTGGGGTCTACGCCTACGGCTATTATGGGCGCTCTTGAACCTTTGACAGCAGTGGTTATAGGCGTTCTAGTATTTAATGAAGTCCTTACGGGGCGTCTGGTAGTGGGCATCGTCTTGATTCTTGTGGCGGTGACATTACTTGCCATCAAGAAACAGCGCAAGAATTAA